GCTACACGATCGTGGAGGCGGACCAGCCCGCCGATATCTTTATCCTGAACACCTGCACGGTGACGAGCATCGCGGACAGGAAGTCGCGGCAGATGCTGCGGCGGGCGCACCGGATCAACCCCGGCGCACAGGTCATCGCCACCGGGTGCTATGCCCAGCGCGCGCCGGGAGACCTGCAGAGGATGCCTGAGGTGGCGATGGTGGTGGGCAACGCGGAGAAGATGCGGCTGGCAGATCTGCTTGCAGAAACTAAGAAGACCCCGCGCTCTTATCCCGTCCCTCCAGGAGAAAGAGGGGCGATCTCAGCGTCCTCCCAAGAAGCGGGCGCAAGGCCATACACCAATGGACGGACGCGAGCCTTCGTCAAGATTCAAGAGGGATGCAACCAGGTCTGCGCCTACTGCATCGTGCCGAAGACGCGAGGGCTGGAGCGTAGCATGCCGATGGAGCGGCTTATCGCTCAGGTGAAAGAGCGGGTGAGCGAAGGCTATCGCGAGGTTGTGCTGACCGGGACACAGCTGGGCTCCTACGGGTTCGAGTCTGGGCCGAATCCGGCCGATATCCCTTGGTACGAGACGCTGATCCGGCGCATCCTGGACGAAACGGCCATCGAGCGACTGCGGATGTCGTCGCTCCAGCCGCAGGAGATCAGCCCCGGGCTTATCGAGCTTTGTGCGCAAGGGCGGCTCTGTCCCCACGTCCACATGCCGCTGCAGGCAGGGAGCAACGGCGTCCTCAAGAGGATGCGTCGCCGCTACGACACGGCGACGTATGCGAAGGCGGTGGAACAGCTGCGATCGGCCGTCCCGGATATCGCCATCACAACGGATATCATCGTAGGATTCCCTGGAGAGAGCGACACGGCGTTCGAGGAGAGCCTGCGCTTCGCCGCAGCGATGGGGTTCGCCGCGATGCACGTCTTCCCCTACTCGAAGCGGCCTGGGACCAGCGCGGCCTTCCTTCCGGGCCAGGTGGCGGATGACGTGAAGGCCGCCCGAGAGCTGCGGATGCTCAAAGTGGCCGACGAGGCGAGGGAGGCCTACCGCCAAGGAATGGTGGGCAAGCGGGTCAGGGTCCTATGGGAGGGCAAGGCTACAGGCAGCGGCGCCCGGATATGGCGAGGGCATTCGGAGAACTACGTGGACGTGCGAACGCGCAATGCGCGCACGCTGGCGAACCAGGTGACGGAGGCGCGCATCACAAGCGCGGATGATGACGGACTCTGGTGCGAGCTAGGCGAGGTTTAAGCGAGAAGCTGCTCGTTGGGGACGCCTACAGAGGCGTGAATCTGCACGATCTTCCATCTGCCCGTCTCTTTGCGAAGAACGGCGCTCCACCTGGGCTGGAAGTCTTTCCCGTTAGGCAGTGTGATGGTTGGATTTGCGATGCCCCAGCCGACAGAGCCTTCTTTGTATGCTTCCACCTTGCCAACTTTCACCTTAATCTTGCCACCCATCGTCGCCGCCTCATCGCTCAGGAATTTCGCCGCCGTCTTGCCGCGGAACCACTCCTTGGGGTCGGTACCGACCAGGAGGGTGGATGGCTTGAGCGACATGTTCGCCAAGGCATACGTGCCGTCGCCCTTCTCAGCAGCCTTAAATTAGCCGGAAATAATCGCAGCTATCTCCTTTGACTTCTCCATCTGACTCCCTCCGAGATTTTGGGCACGATTCTAGCAAAGGAACGCAACAGAGCGCCAAGCGGATCATGCGCGCGCCCTTGCCTTGGACGGATGAGGAAGTGAGAGGAGACGCCCGAGAGGAGCGGCAGCTTACTTCGCGTGGCGCTTTTCGATGGGGATGATCTCGCGCTTCTCTTCGCCGGTGTAGATCTGGCGGGGGCGGGCGATACGCTGAGCCTTATCGTTCAGCATCTCGTTCCACTGGGCGAGCCAGCCGGAGGTGCGCGGGATGGCGAAGAGCACCGGGTACATATCCACGTTGAAGCCGATGGCCTGGTAGATGATGCCCGAATAGAAGTCCACGTTGGGATAGAGCTTGCGCTTGACGAAGTAATCGTCCTGGAGCGCGATGCGCTCGAGCTCGATGGCGATATCAATCAGGGGGTTGCGGCCCGTCTCCTCAAAGACTTGCTCGGCGGTGCGCCGGATGATCTTGGCGCGCGGGTCGTAGTTCTTGTAGACGCGGTGGCCGAAGCCCATCAGGCGCTCCTGGCCGTTCTTGACTCCTTTGATGAAGTCCCAGACCTTCTCCTTGCTGCCGATGCGCTCCAGCATACGGAGGGCGGCCTCGTTGGCGCCGCCGTGGAGAGGGCCGTAGAGAGCGGCGATGGCGCCCGCGAGGGAGGAGTAGGGATCAGGCTGGGAGCTGCCGATGCTCCGCATGGCGTTGGTGCTGCAGTTCTGCTCGTGGTCGGCGTGGAGGATGAAGAGGATGTCCAGGGCGCGCTCGATGACCGGGTTGGGGCGGTATTTGATCTCGGCCATCTTGAAGAGCATGTTCATGAAGTTGCCGACATAGCTAAGGTCGTTATCCGGATAGACGTAGTGGAGGCCAGCGCGCTTGCGGTAGGCGAAGGCGGCCAAGGTGGGCATCTTGGCGATGCCGCGGTAGATCTGGAGCTCCCGGGAGGTCTGGCTCAGGATGTTCTTGGCGTCCGGGTAGAAGGTGGAGAGGGCGGCCACGGTGCTGATAAGCATGCCCATGGGGTGGGCGTCATAGTGGAAGCCGTCCATGATCTTGCGGATGTTCTCATGGATCAGGGTGTGGTGCGTGACATTGAAGTTCCAGTCGTCGAGCTGCTTCTTGGTGGGAAGGGAGCCGTGGACCAGAAGGTAGGCGACCTCAGTGTAAGTGCACTTTTCGGCGAGGTCTTCGATGGGGTAGCCGCGATACCAAAGGAGCCCCTGATCGCCGTCAATGTAGGTGATGGAGCTCTTGCAGGAGGCGGTATTTTCGAAGGCGGGATCGTAGCTCAGGAGGCCGAAATCGTCTTCGCTGTTCTTGATCTGGCGGAGGTCAATGGCCCGGATGGTGCCGTTCTCGATGGGGATGGTGTAGGTCTTGCCGGTTCGATTATCGACAACGGTAAGGTCGTTGGAGGCCATCGTCGTGTTTTCCTCGCTGAGACGCCGCGCTTACCGCAGACGCTCAAACCGCGTGTTAGTCTAGCCGTTTACCGCTTCGATGGCAATACGCTTCCCAGGCATTGTGCCTCCAGTCATGCGCTATAATCGCCGCCAGTCACACCTTGGCGCTGCCAGCCACACCTCGGGGAGTTAGATGTCCGCAGTCGTCAACACCGTCCTGGGCCCCATCCCGTCAAGCCAGCTGGGCACCACGCTCTACCATGAGCATCTAAAGATCGCCTGGCTGGGCTGGGAGATGGATCCCTATAGCGGGTACGACCGGAAGGATGCCATCCGGCGCTCCATCCAGGACATGCAGGAACTCAAGGAGCTGGGCGTCTCCACGGTGATTGACCCTCTGCCCATGGGGCTGGGCCGGGACCCGGAGTTCCACGCAGAGGTGTCCAGCCGGTCAGGGATCAATCTCATCATCTCAACGGGCCTGGATGCGGAGACGCGCTCCATGCCGCCCTACTTCAAGGTGCGCTCGGCGACAGAGATAGCCGCTGTGTATGTACACGACCTGACGAAGGGCCTGCCGGATAGCGGCGTAAAGGCGGGCATCATCAAGGCGGCAACGGGCGAAGGAACGGTGACCGAGAACGAGACGCGAGCCTTCCGCGCAGCGGCGAAGGCGGCCCTGACCACCGGCGCGCCCGTGGTGACGCATACGACGCACGGGACGATGGGCGTGGAACAGGCGCAGATCATGATGCGGGAAGGGCTCTCGCCGAGGAAGATCGTGATCGGGCATTGCTGTTTCTCCAAAGACCTTACCTACCTGCGCAGAATCATGGACACGGGCTGCTCCATCGGCTTCGACCAGATAGGGTCCATCGAGGCCGATAGCGATGAAGCGCGACTGGAGCGGCTGATGAAGCTCCT
The nucleotide sequence above comes from Chloroflexota bacterium. Encoded proteins:
- the mtaB gene encoding tRNA (N(6)-L-threonylcarbamoyladenosine(37)-C(2))-methylthiotransferase MtaB; protein product: YTIVEADQPADIFILNTCTVTSIADRKSRQMLRRAHRINPGAQVIATGCYAQRAPGDLQRMPEVAMVVGNAEKMRLADLLAETKKTPRSYPVPPGERGAISASSQEAGARPYTNGRTRAFVKIQEGCNQVCAYCIVPKTRGLERSMPMERLIAQVKERVSEGYREVVLTGTQLGSYGFESGPNPADIPWYETLIRRILDETAIERLRMSSLQPQEISPGLIELCAQGRLCPHVHMPLQAGSNGVLKRMRRRYDTATYAKAVEQLRSAVPDIAITTDIIVGFPGESDTAFEESLRFAAAMGFAAMHVFPYSKRPGTSAAFLPGQVADDVKAARELRMLKVADEAREAYRQGMVGKRVRVLWEGKATGSGARIWRGHSENYVDVRTRNARTLANQVTEARITSADDDGLWCELGEV
- a CDS encoding nuclear transport factor 2 family protein; the protein is MSLKPSTLLVGTDPKEWFRGKTAAKFLSDEAATMGGKIKVKVGKVEAYKEGSVGWGIANPTITLPNGKDFQPRWSAVLRKETGRWKIVQIHASVGVPNEQLLA
- a CDS encoding citrate synthase is translated as MASNDLTVVDNRTGKTYTIPIENGTIRAIDLRQIKNSEDDFGLLSYDPAFENTASCKSSITYIDGDQGLLWYRGYPIEDLAEKCTYTEVAYLLVHGSLPTKKQLDDWNFNVTHHTLIHENIRKIMDGFHYDAHPMGMLISTVAALSTFYPDAKNILSQTSRELQIYRGIAKMPTLAAFAYRKRAGLHYVYPDNDLSYVGNFMNMLFKMAEIKYRPNPVIERALDILFILHADHEQNCSTNAMRSIGSSQPDPYSSLAGAIAALYGPLHGGANEAALRMLERIGSKEKVWDFIKGVKNGQERLMGFGHRVYKNYDPRAKIIRRTAEQVFEETGRNPLIDIAIELERIALQDDYFVKRKLYPNVDFYSGIIYQAIGFNVDMYPVLFAIPRTSGWLAQWNEMLNDKAQRIARPRQIYTGEEKREIIPIEKRHAK
- a CDS encoding phosphotriesterase-related protein; this encodes MSAVVNTVLGPIPSSQLGTTLYHEHLKIAWLGWEMDPYSGYDRKDAIRRSIQDMQELKELGVSTVIDPLPMGLGRDPEFHAEVSSRSGINLIISTGLDAETRSMPPYFKVRSATEIAAVYVHDLTKGLPDSGVKAGIIKAATGEGTVTENETRAFRAAAKAALTTGAPVVTHTTHGTMGVEQAQIMMREGLSPRKIVIGHCCFSKDLTYLRRIMDTGCSIGFDQIGSIEADSDEARLERLMKLLELGYADRILLSQDSYCCIVGAPYERIKARMDRVWANRHSYLIREFLPMMRRAGVGDKTISQMLAENPRKLFEAPAKAS